In the genome of Pseudarthrobacter sp. IC2-21, one region contains:
- a CDS encoding DNA-3-methyladenine glycosylase gives MAVINSVHSGPERSPEQLREQLRELLSGDARKVAPLLLGSVLSHNSHEGTVSVRITELEAYMGPGDSLHPDPGSHTFRGPTARNAPMFGPAGHLYVYFTYGMHYCANIVCGPAGTASAVLLRAGEVVEGRHLAQVRRPTSKSPRDLASGPARLATALALTTADSGRDALVEPFRLRLPSAPARTYSSGPRVGVSGDGGSADYPWRFWLPGDDTVSRYKAAKVRRP, from the coding sequence ATGGCCGTGATCAACAGCGTTCACTCCGGGCCGGAGCGTTCCCCGGAGCAGCTCCGTGAGCAGCTCCGTGAGCTGCTCTCGGGTGATGCCCGGAAGGTCGCGCCCCTGCTGCTGGGGTCCGTCCTGAGCCACAACAGCCACGAGGGAACGGTGTCGGTGCGGATCACCGAGCTGGAGGCGTACATGGGCCCGGGGGACTCGCTGCACCCGGACCCCGGATCACATACGTTCCGCGGCCCAACGGCCCGGAACGCCCCGATGTTCGGTCCGGCCGGCCACCTCTACGTCTATTTCACGTATGGCATGCACTACTGCGCCAACATCGTCTGCGGGCCGGCCGGCACAGCGTCCGCGGTGCTGTTGCGTGCGGGGGAAGTGGTGGAAGGGCGGCACTTGGCGCAGGTGCGGCGGCCGACGTCGAAATCACCGCGTGACCTGGCGAGCGGTCCCGCGCGGCTCGCCACAGCCCTGGCCCTCACCACCGCGGACAGCGGACGCGACGCGCTGGTGGAGCCGTTCAGGCTGCGGCTGCCCTCGGCGCCAGCCCGCACCTACAGTTCGGGGCCCCGTGTAGGGGTCTCCGGCGATGGCGGTTCCGCAGACTACCCGTGGCGTTTCTGGCTGCCGGGGGATGACACGGTGTCCCGCTACAAGGCCGCGAAGGTGCGGCGGCCATAA
- a CDS encoding GNAT family protein produces MHHETVLTSYGLSLIPLAQEHAHALYDFVDATMWAGMAAPLPATAPELRALLEAKISDPASLAFAVTDQRTGAILGTTALNAFDAGQQRAEVGGTFFGRQFWGTHVNPASKYALLAFAFEVLRVQRVAFRCDARNLRSAAAIERLGATFEGVLRSHRTAPDGTRADSAVFSILQPEWLCVQRGLQDRLAPFAQECDAPGNRAGALAGSRPGTPTYGRRTFAAL; encoded by the coding sequence ATGCATCACGAGACAGTCCTGACCAGCTACGGACTCTCCCTTATCCCGCTGGCGCAGGAGCATGCCCACGCCCTGTACGACTTCGTGGATGCCACGATGTGGGCCGGGATGGCCGCGCCGCTGCCGGCCACTGCCCCGGAGCTCAGGGCCCTGCTTGAAGCCAAAATATCCGATCCCGCCAGCCTTGCCTTTGCCGTGACAGACCAGCGGACCGGTGCGATCCTGGGCACCACCGCGCTCAACGCCTTCGACGCCGGACAGCAGCGCGCCGAGGTGGGCGGAACGTTCTTTGGCCGGCAGTTCTGGGGCACCCACGTCAACCCGGCCAGCAAGTACGCCCTGCTTGCCTTTGCGTTTGAGGTCCTCCGCGTTCAGCGGGTCGCCTTCCGGTGCGACGCGCGCAACCTGCGCAGCGCCGCAGCCATCGAACGGCTCGGGGCCACGTTCGAGGGTGTGCTCCGAAGTCACCGCACCGCGCCCGACGGCACCCGTGCGGACTCTGCGGTGTTCTCGATCCTGCAGCCGGAATGGCTGTGCGTGCAGCGCGGCCTTCAGGATCGGCTGGCGCCGTTCGCGCAGGAGTGCGACGCACCGGGCAACCGTGCTGGAGCCCTGGCCGGAAGCCGTCCCGGCACCCCAACTTATGGCCGCCGCACCTTCGCGGCCTTGTAG
- a CDS encoding HelD family protein encodes MLDADLAHERDYVAGLYARLEELRAEKRQQLAQVRRAGAVGTMQNVSERDAFAALYEDRLAQLDAVDDRLVFGRLDLDSGEAQYIGRIGLTTDDLQRLMVDWRAPEAGHFYQATAFDRQGVRRRRHLILQGREVKAIEDDVLDAGMLADNASLQGEGALLAALDSKRTGRMSDIVGTIQSEQDRIIRSSISGALVVQGGPGTGKTAVALHRAAYLLYTHRERLKTAGVLLVGPSSSFMKYIERVLPSLGETGVVMASLGRLMPGINAVPEPEADVAALKGRLDMAKVVANAVANRQRIPAEDRILEVDGRKLVLTPRQVSRARERARSTGKPHNEARLTFVKILLRELTEQMTELVEAGSIGNNADRSYLAEDVRTARDVRIALNLCWMPMTPEKLITELLSKPAVLAACTPHLSLEEQKLLLRPADAPWTEADVPLLDEAAELLGELDPAAGRGIAQQEHDRARDLANAKQTLVNMEHMGVDVMMTAEELVDQNQERQNRLTAAERATTDRTWAFGHIVVDEAQELSPMQWRLLVRRCPLKSFTIVGDIAQTSSVAGANSWQGALAPMFGDRWQLEELTVNYRTPSQIAEAAVRMANAAGLVVSAPKAVREGRWSPFIDKVDAGQVVSRLVEVLPEELEALDGGLLAVIADGDLLPAATSALRAVYGRRIGNGAGGYEQDIVVISPREAKGLEFDGVVVLEPSEMLNHEHGRVGDLYVAMTRPTQRLRLIAAKGIPAGIES; translated from the coding sequence ATGCTCGACGCCGATTTGGCCCACGAACGCGATTATGTTGCTGGCTTGTACGCGCGGCTGGAAGAGCTACGCGCTGAGAAGCGCCAGCAGTTGGCACAGGTCCGCCGGGCCGGTGCTGTGGGCACCATGCAGAATGTTTCCGAACGTGACGCCTTCGCGGCGCTCTACGAGGACCGCCTCGCTCAGCTCGATGCCGTTGATGACCGTCTGGTGTTCGGCCGCTTGGATCTGGATTCGGGCGAGGCCCAGTACATCGGGCGCATCGGCCTGACCACCGATGACCTGCAACGGCTGATGGTTGACTGGCGTGCGCCCGAAGCGGGGCACTTTTACCAGGCCACCGCCTTTGACCGGCAGGGCGTCCGCCGCCGGCGGCACCTGATTCTTCAGGGCCGTGAAGTCAAGGCCATCGAGGACGACGTACTCGACGCCGGGATGCTGGCGGATAACGCCTCGCTGCAGGGCGAAGGCGCGCTGCTGGCCGCATTGGATTCCAAACGCACCGGGCGGATGTCTGACATTGTCGGCACCATCCAGTCGGAGCAGGACCGCATCATCAGGTCCTCCATCTCCGGGGCGCTGGTGGTTCAGGGCGGTCCCGGCACCGGCAAGACGGCCGTTGCGCTGCACCGTGCTGCGTACCTCTTGTACACCCACCGGGAGCGCCTCAAGACTGCCGGCGTGCTGCTGGTGGGACCGTCGTCCTCGTTTATGAAGTACATCGAGCGCGTCCTTCCCTCGCTCGGTGAGACGGGCGTGGTCATGGCCAGCCTGGGACGCCTGATGCCGGGCATCAACGCCGTACCTGAACCCGAGGCCGATGTTGCGGCCCTCAAAGGCCGGCTGGACATGGCGAAGGTTGTGGCCAACGCAGTGGCCAACCGGCAGCGGATCCCGGCCGAGGACCGCATCCTCGAGGTCGATGGCCGGAAACTGGTCCTGACACCCCGGCAGGTCAGCCGCGCCCGCGAACGCGCCCGGTCCACCGGCAAGCCGCACAACGAGGCACGCCTGACGTTCGTCAAGATCCTGCTCCGCGAGCTGACGGAACAGATGACCGAGCTGGTGGAGGCCGGCAGCATCGGCAACAACGCGGACCGTTCGTATCTGGCGGAGGACGTCCGGACCGCCCGCGATGTCCGGATCGCGCTCAACCTGTGCTGGATGCCCATGACGCCGGAGAAGCTGATCACCGAACTCCTGAGCAAGCCGGCCGTGCTGGCTGCCTGCACGCCGCACCTCAGCCTCGAAGAGCAGAAGCTGCTGCTGCGCCCGGCGGATGCGCCCTGGACCGAGGCGGATGTTCCGCTGCTGGATGAAGCAGCTGAACTCCTCGGCGAGCTCGATCCCGCAGCCGGACGCGGAATCGCCCAGCAGGAGCATGACCGTGCCCGCGATCTCGCCAACGCCAAGCAGACGCTGGTGAACATGGAGCACATGGGCGTTGATGTCATGATGACCGCCGAGGAACTGGTGGACCAGAACCAGGAGCGGCAGAACCGCCTGACGGCCGCCGAACGGGCCACCACCGACCGCACGTGGGCCTTCGGCCACATTGTGGTGGATGAGGCGCAGGAACTCTCGCCGATGCAGTGGCGGCTGCTGGTCCGCCGGTGCCCCCTGAAGTCCTTCACCATCGTGGGGGACATCGCGCAGACGAGTTCGGTTGCCGGCGCTAACTCCTGGCAGGGAGCCTTGGCGCCGATGTTCGGTGACCGCTGGCAGCTGGAGGAGCTGACGGTCAACTACCGGACGCCGTCGCAGATCGCCGAAGCCGCCGTCCGGATGGCAAATGCGGCCGGACTCGTGGTGTCCGCGCCGAAGGCCGTCCGGGAGGGGCGCTGGTCACCTTTTATCGACAAGGTTGATGCCGGACAGGTGGTCAGTCGCCTCGTGGAGGTGCTCCCCGAAGAACTGGAAGCGCTCGACGGCGGCCTGCTGGCAGTTATTGCCGACGGCGACCTCCTCCCCGCCGCCACCTCAGCCCTGCGTGCCGTCTACGGCCGGCGTATCGGCAACGGCGCGGGCGGTTATGAGCAGGACATCGTGGTGATTAGTCCCCGCGAGGCTAAGGGCCTGGAGTTTGACGGGGTTGTGGTGCTGGAACCGTCGGAGATGCTCAACCATGAGCACGGCCGGGTGGGTGACCTGTACGTTGCCATGACCCGGCCCACGCAGCGGTTGCGTCTGATCGCCGCGAAGGGCATCCCCGCCGGCATCGAAAGCTGA
- the tyrS gene encoding tyrosine--tRNA ligase, whose translation MSELNDLESQQNDPTFANVWQELKWRGLVHVSTDEAELEKLLAGEPVTYYCGFDPTAPSLHLGNLVQLLLMRRLQLAGHKPLGLVGGSTGLIGDPRPTAERTLNTKDTVNEWVGYLQAQVRRFLSFEGANAARMVNNLDWTAPLSAIDFLREIGKHYRVGTMLRKDAVASRLNSDEGISYTEFSYQILQGMDYLQLFRDYGCVLQTGGSDQWGNLTSGTELIRKVEAKSVHALGTPLITNSDGTKFGKSEGNAIWLDAGMCSPYAFYQFWLNTADADVVDRLKVFTFLNRAEIESIAAAVAERPFAREGQRKLAFEVTSLVHGVEATEKVIAASAALFGNGDLSALDRPTLEAATSELPSARVQVDGLGIVDLLVASGLSDSKSAARRTVNEGGAYVNNEKVSDPEAVISEDELLHGQYLLLRRGKKNLATVEVLVP comes from the coding sequence GTGTCAGAACTCAACGATCTTGAATCCCAGCAGAACGACCCCACCTTCGCCAATGTCTGGCAGGAGCTGAAGTGGCGCGGCCTGGTCCACGTCTCCACCGACGAAGCGGAACTGGAAAAGCTCCTCGCCGGTGAACCGGTCACCTATTACTGCGGGTTCGATCCCACCGCGCCGAGCCTGCACCTGGGCAACCTGGTTCAGCTCCTCCTGATGCGCCGCCTCCAGCTGGCCGGCCACAAGCCGCTGGGACTGGTGGGTGGATCCACCGGGCTGATCGGTGATCCTCGGCCTACCGCCGAACGGACGCTGAACACCAAGGACACCGTGAATGAGTGGGTGGGTTACCTCCAGGCCCAGGTCCGCCGCTTCCTGAGCTTCGAGGGTGCCAACGCAGCGCGCATGGTTAACAACCTCGACTGGACCGCGCCCCTAAGCGCCATTGATTTCCTTCGGGAGATCGGTAAGCACTACCGTGTCGGCACCATGCTCCGCAAGGACGCCGTGGCTTCCCGGCTCAATTCCGATGAAGGCATCAGCTACACGGAATTCAGTTACCAGATTCTGCAGGGCATGGACTACCTGCAGCTCTTCCGCGACTACGGCTGCGTGCTGCAGACCGGCGGCTCGGACCAGTGGGGCAACCTCACCAGCGGGACCGAACTGATCCGGAAGGTAGAGGCCAAGTCTGTTCATGCCCTGGGTACGCCGTTGATCACCAATTCCGATGGCACCAAGTTCGGCAAGAGTGAAGGCAACGCCATCTGGCTCGATGCCGGCATGTGCAGCCCTTATGCGTTCTACCAGTTCTGGCTCAACACCGCCGACGCCGACGTTGTGGACCGCCTGAAAGTCTTCACCTTCCTGAACCGCGCGGAGATCGAATCGATTGCCGCTGCGGTGGCGGAGCGTCCATTTGCCCGCGAGGGCCAGCGCAAGCTGGCGTTCGAGGTCACCTCACTGGTCCACGGAGTGGAAGCAACGGAGAAGGTCATCGCCGCATCGGCCGCCCTCTTTGGCAACGGCGACCTGTCCGCGCTGGACCGGCCCACCCTTGAAGCAGCAACATCGGAGCTTCCTTCCGCTCGGGTCCAGGTGGACGGCCTGGGGATTGTTGATCTGCTGGTGGCTTCCGGCCTCTCGGACAGCAAGTCTGCTGCCAGGCGCACGGTCAACGAAGGCGGCGCCTATGTGAATAACGAGAAGGTGTCTGACCCGGAGGCTGTCATCTCCGAGGATGAACTGCTTCACGGGCAGTACCTCCTGTTGCGCCGCGGCAAGAAGAACCTTGCCACCGTGGAAGTATTGGTCCCTTAG